The following proteins are encoded in a genomic region of Streptomyces gobiensis:
- a CDS encoding NADH-quinone oxidoreductase subunit H, translating into MVTGAPAWAVFPAGAALLGTALVGAVLDGALDRRWDRPLAEVVRLLRQRGRRTVAADQLLWRVGTAGPLVVALLMAVVVPVGGTVVADLPVGIVWFNAMDVVLWAVVWLAGWGPNSVHPLVGGYRFLAQALSYELPLMFALTAPAVAAQSLRVGEVAVAQRGLWYAVWMPVAFVVFVGSVAAFSMWGPFGYPVGRDAAGGVLAEAAGVDRLLLLAGRYALLAAGSGMAVALFLGGGAGPWLPGWAWTVVKTLVVLAALIVVRGRLPAVHPERLARIGWLVALPAVLAQVLVVSVVVVVRG; encoded by the coding sequence ATGGTCACCGGGGCCCCGGCCTGGGCGGTCTTCCCCGCCGGCGCCGCGCTGCTCGGCACGGCCCTCGTGGGGGCCGTACTCGATGGCGCCCTTGACCGCCGGTGGGATCGTCCGCTCGCCGAGGTGGTGCGGCTCTTGCGGCAGCGCGGTCGGCGGACGGTGGCGGCGGACCAGCTGCTGTGGCGGGTGGGGACGGCCGGGCCGCTGGTCGTCGCTCTGCTGATGGCCGTGGTGGTGCCGGTCGGCGGGACGGTGGTGGCGGATCTGCCGGTGGGGATCGTGTGGTTCAACGCCATGGACGTTGTGCTGTGGGCGGTGGTGTGGCTGGCGGGGTGGGGGCCCAACAGCGTGCATCCGCTGGTCGGTGGCTACCGGTTTCTCGCCCAGGCGCTGAGTTACGAACTGCCGCTGATGTTCGCCCTCACCGCACCGGCGGTGGCGGCACAGAGCCTGCGCGTGGGCGAGGTCGCCGTGGCTCAGCGCGGACTGTGGTACGCCGTGTGGATGCCGGTGGCCTTTGTGGTGTTCGTGGGATCGGTGGCCGCGTTCAGCATGTGGGGGCCGTTCGGTTATCCGGTGGGCCGTGATGCCGCCGGTGGTGTGCTGGCCGAGGCGGCCGGGGTGGACCGTCTGCTGCTGCTGGCCGGCCGGTACGCGCTGCTGGCCGCCGGGTCGGGTATGGCGGTCGCGCTGTTTCTGGGCGGCGGTGCCGGGCCCTGGCTGCCCGGCTGGGCGTGGACGGTGGTGAAGACGCTGGTAGTGCTCGCGGCGCTGATCGTGGTCCGTGGGCGGTTGCCCGCCGTGCACCCGGAGCGGCTGGCCCGTATCGGATGGCTGGTGGCCCTGCCCGCCGTGCTGGCGCAGGTGCTGGTGGTCTCCGTCGTCGTCGTGGTGAGGGGATGA
- a CDS encoding NADH-quinone oxidoreductase subunit J, translating to MVQLALFCLFAVVAVASGVAVFRVDSMARATYALALSFVAVGAVLLLLDLAYLGVVTVLMMVMEMAIMAVFMIMFMMNPGGLMPMSMLHNKRGALALSAVVFLALGAGALLLPWPKRRGTAPADPTQAVGEALMGPKMLVMMGIGAVLFTTIVAALVLASAHGRYDHGPYDRGGSGARQPQDRTTAEDGT from the coding sequence GTGGTGCAGCTCGCCCTGTTCTGTCTGTTCGCCGTTGTCGCGGTCGCCTCCGGTGTGGCGGTGTTCCGGGTGGATTCCATGGCCCGGGCGACATACGCCCTGGCCCTGTCGTTCGTGGCCGTGGGCGCGGTACTGCTCCTGCTGGATCTGGCCTATCTGGGCGTGGTCACGGTGCTGATGATGGTGATGGAGATGGCCATTATGGCCGTATTCATGATCATGTTCATGATGAATCCCGGCGGGCTCATGCCGATGTCCATGCTGCACAACAAGCGTGGCGCCCTCGCCCTGTCCGCCGTCGTCTTCCTCGCCCTGGGCGCGGGCGCGCTGCTCCTGCCGTGGCCCAAGCGCCGGGGTACCGCGCCCGCCGACCCCACGCAGGCCGTGGGCGAAGCGCTGATGGGTCCCAAGATGCTGGTGATGATGGGCATCGGTGCGGTGCTGTTCACCACCATCGTGGCGGCCCTCGTCCTGGCCTCCGCCCACGGCCGGTACGACCACGGCCCGTACGACCGCGGAGGGTCCGGAGCGCGCCAGCCGCAGGACCGGACCACGGCGGAGGACGGGACATGA
- the nuoK gene encoding NADH-quinone oxidoreductase subunit NuoK, with translation MTLELLLLLAAALFAVGLFGALSQQSVVMVMMGLELMLNGVIVAGAAFWYFLAPANADGQVLVLLVIAAMTVEMAMGFAVVTLLFRAKDVDTTDMAAELKR, from the coding sequence ATGACGCTGGAGCTGTTGCTGCTGCTGGCCGCCGCCCTGTTCGCGGTGGGGCTGTTCGGAGCCTTGAGCCAGCAGTCCGTGGTGATGGTGATGATGGGCCTGGAGCTGATGCTCAACGGCGTCATCGTGGCGGGGGCCGCCTTCTGGTACTTCCTGGCCCCGGCGAACGCGGACGGGCAGGTACTGGTGCTGCTGGTCATCGCGGCCATGACCGTCGAGATGGCCATGGGCTTCGCCGTGGTGACGCTGCTGTTCCGCGCCAAGGACGTGGATACGACCGATATGGCAGCGGAGCTGAAGCGATGA